The window GGAAAACCAACTATCTGACGATGCACCGTGCCAATGTTTAACCTCTGGCGGAATAACAACTACATCGCCTGAATGCAGCTTTTGTGCAAGTTTACCCCATTCCTGATACCATCCACATCCAGCAGTACAAAGTAAAATCTGTCCGCCACCTTTTTTTGCATGGTGAATATGCCAATTATTGCGGCATCCTGGCTCAAATGTTACATTTCCAATGGCAACACCTTCTGTAGTGAGCATTTTTAAGTAGCTCTGCCCAATAAAATATTGGCTAAATGGATTGATTTCTCCTATATCAAAAAT of the Anaerotignum faecicola genome contains:
- a CDS encoding cupin domain-containing protein, with translation MEKPLIDTIFDIGEINPFSQYFIGQSYLKMLTTEGVAIGNVTFEPGCRNNWHIHHAKKGGGQILLCTAGCGWYQEWGKLAQKLHSGDVVVIPPEVKHWHGASSDSWFSHLAIEVPGDETSNEWCEAVTDEEYMKLK